In the Perca flavescens isolate YP-PL-M2 chromosome 20, PFLA_1.0, whole genome shotgun sequence genome, one interval contains:
- the ypel5 gene encoding protein yippee-like 5, with protein MGRIFLDHIGGTRLFSCANCDTILTNRSELISTRFTGATGRAFLFNKVVNLQYSEVQDRVMLTGRHMVRDVSCKNCNSKLGWIYEFATEDSQRYKEGRVILERALVRESEGFEEHVPSDNS; from the exons ATGGGACGCATCTTCTTGGACCACATTGGCGGAACTCGCCTCTTCTCCTGTGCCAACTGCGACACCATCCTGACCAACAGGTCTGAGCTTATCTCAACACGCTTCACAGGAGCCACAGGCAGAGCTTTCCTCTTCAACAAG GTGGTGAACCTCCAGTATAGCGAGGTGCAGGACAGAGTAATGCTTACCGGCAGGCACATGGTGCGTGACGTCAGCTGCAAGAACTGCAACAGCAAGTTGGGTTGGATCTATGAGTTTGCTACTGAGGACAGTCAGCGGTACAAAGAGGGACGTGTCATCCTGGAGAGGGCTCTGGTTAGGGAGAGTGAGGGCTTTGAGGAGCACGTCCCCTCAGACAACTCATGA